The window AGCTTAGGTCCACTGACCGGCGTGGGTTGTACTTTCGAATAACAGGCTTCGTAAACCTGCCTCCTGTTATTCGAGACATCGGTATCGCCGGGGAGGTTATTGACAAAACTGTTGTCAAACTGGAGGGCTTCAAGTTTCGCTGGGATAAATCCGTTTAGCATATATGCACATAGGTTGAGTTTTGAGATTGGTTCTCAAATAATAGTCATGTGCATTGCGTGGGCAAGTGAAAATGTATAAAATATAGCTCGCTTACAGGGAATTGACAGGCGCAGAGTATGATGATTTGTTTTCATCTTTTCAGGAAGGAGCACTATTGTCGCTGGTTAGCGGAAAAATACTACAGTCCATGTCCACCGCAAAATTCTGGAAGAATTGGAGCTAGAATAATGTCTTGCGATGGACATTACGGAAATTAGACAATTGCTGCAAGTGAGAGTACCAATCTGATTCCCCGGTATCATGAAATACATGAACACCATGTTCATGAGAAATGCTGGCTGATTATTTTAAAGAGAGCAGGTAGGTTCGAAGGTTCTGCTTTCGGTCCTCAATACCCAGCTTTTTACGCAGCTTCTTTCGATGAAAACTGACTGTGGCTACTGCAATATTGAGAACGTCGCTGATCTCCTGGCTGCTTTTCCCCTGCCGCACAAGAAGTGCCACTTCAAGTTCCTGGGGAGTGAGCAGCAGGTGTAGAGACGACAACCGGTGCAGAAATGGGCTGCTGATATCATTGAGGTGGTTTTCGATTATGGTGATAAGGGCTTTCTCGCGCTGTTGCAATAACCCTGTTTTCATTTTATCGATGTAAGGGAGAACCAGGTCGCGAATGTTGGCAAGGAACCGATCTTCAAGTTCCTGTCGATCACGACTGCGATGATCGAGGAGAACTTTCATGGCGATATTGGTTTCAGCCAGTTTTTCTGCCTCGATCTGGAGTTGTTGCTCCTTTCGTTCCAACTCTTTCTGGATGCGTATGAGAGGAGTGATATCATCATGGGTGACGATAACCCTGGGTTCGCTCTCTGCCTGATATGGCAATACCTTCAACGTGAACCACCGCTCTTCGGTAGGCGAATGGCAGGGGTACTGGATTGAATAGTCTTTAAGGTTGCCTTTTATGATCTGTCGGATGGCGCTGGCCACTGCCCCGGATTCTTGATTTTCATCACTGTCGCTATCACAGACATGGAAATAGTTCAGGCCAACACAATCCACCGGTCCGCTCATGCCGTTTTCACGGGCGAACTTCTGCCATGCCCGGTTGGTCTCCAGGATGACCCCCTGCTCGTTCAGCACCGCTACATGGGTCACCAGGGAGTTAAGAATCACCTGGTACATGTCTTGTGTACTCATTCGTCCCTTCCTTAGTGGTCGTGGATAGTCTACTCGTATATTTCCCGGGTTGATCAGGTTCATGAAATATGCGGGTAAGATGATAGCTTTTACTATCATTATACTACTTTTTTCTGCCTATTGTAGGCCGCCGTTGAAACGTTACTGTTCTATTAGGGTCTGAAAAATCTGAAATGGCCGGGGTATAACGGCTCCGGCTTTTCCACGCACAACAGCTCTCAGTGAAAACCACTGGGGGAATAATGATGCGCTGCTTCAATAGACGGAGAACAAACAATGTATAATGGCAGGCACATGCGCCTGGGGCTTTGCTGCACTTTCAGGGAAGAGCAAATATCCTTCAAATCGCGACAGGCTACCTACCTGAAGAAATTTCCCGAAAAGGAACGGCTCAGTCTGATATCCACCACAGTTTTGCACAATGCCACAGCGCTGATGCAGGCACTGGAGTTCTGTGAAGAGAATAGTATTGGTTCTTTTCGAATAAATTCTAAATTTCTGCCCCTTAAGGCACACCCTGAGCTGGGATACAGGCTGGAAGAGTTACCCGATATACTGTTGATATCTGAACTGCTCGATACCGCCCGGCTGTTCAGACACACCAGGAATATCCGCCTCACCTTTCATCCGGACCAGTTCATTCTGCTCTCATCCCCTCGGGATGATGTAACCGAATCATCCATCGCCGACTTGGAGTACCATGCCGAGCTGGCGGAACTTCTGGGTGCGGATGTAATCACGATCCATGGCGGCGGTGCCTATGGAGACCCGGTATCGAGTCTCGCCAGGCTGGAAAAGAATGCAGACCGGTTATCGCAAAGCGTGAGGGAACGGATCACCTTGGAAAACGATGATCGTGTATACACCCCGGAGCAGCTTCTATCCACCTGCAGCAAACTCTCCATACCCTTGGTTTATGATGTTCATCATCATCGTTGTCTGAAAGATTCTCTGAGCATAGATGAAGCAACGGCAGCAGCACGAACGACCTGGGACAGGGAACCGCTCTTTCATCTTTCAAGCCCGAAAGATGGATGGGCGGCGCGCGACACGAAAAAACATCACGACTATATAGACGCAGGTGATGTTCCGGCTGCCTGGCAGGGATTTGAGGTGACGGTGGAAGTGGAAGCGAAGGCAAAGGAACTCGCTGTAAGACAATTGCGGTACGACCTGATAGAAAAAAGAAATGCGGCTTGATTTTTGACTCACTGAAATCAGCTGATACAATGAAAATGTCAGGTTACTTACGATACTTGAGCGCACCGCCAATGTGATGAGCAAAATCTTCAGGGTGTTACTGGTCAGATCCGGCCCAAGTCCCTGATAAAATATACTATTGATTGGGCCTGCAGGCAGGGATGGTGAAACTCATACTTCTGGCTCGAATAAATACAACTTTGCGCCGGAATCCTTTGTAACAACATACCGGCTCGCCTGGCATCGAAGGTGTAGGCTGGCTCTTTTGCCGATTTTCATGAAACATCCTGGTTGATCGGAGGCTGCCATGTTGCACATGCTGCTCTTTACCTCTGTGATTTTGTTGTTTTTCATGACCATGTGGTTTCTTGTTTCTGTAGCCATGAACCGCAATGATATCGCAGATATCTTGTGGGGAGCAGGTTTTGTACTGGTGGTATTGAGTTGTACACTGATGGTTGAGGCTACCACTGCCAGGGGAGTGTTGATGGCGCTTCTGGTTACGATCTGGGGAGTACGGCTTTCAGTTCGAATCTTCATGAAAAATCGTGGTAGGGAAGAGGATTTTCGTTACCGGAAATGGCGTGAAGAGTGGGGCGACAGATTTCTTGTACGAAGTTACTTTCAGGTCTTTGTGCTGCAGGGAGTGTTGATGCTGGTGGTGCTTACTCCGGTCTGGTACGTGATCGGCAGACAGCAGCTTTTGCCGCTGAATATTCTCGATATGTTCGGTTTACTGGTTTGGTGTGTAGGATTTTATTTCGAAGTGGTAGGAGACTATCAACTGGATGCATTCAAGAAGAATCCGGAAAACAGCGGTAAAGTACTCCAGGACGGTTTGTGGAAGTACAGTCGGCACCCGAACTATTTCGGGGAAGTTGTAATGTGGTGGGGGATTTACCTGATGGCGCTACCGGTAAGCGGTGGATTCGTCACTATCATTGGCCCGGCGGCTATCACGTTTCTCATCTTAAAAGTCTCTGGAATTCCTCTTCTGGAAGAGCATTATCGTGATAATCCCGTTTACCAGGCATATAAAGAGAAGACAAGTGTGTTCTTCCCCCTGCCGCCCAAAGCTGAACCAAAGAGGTGATGAGAGCCATGGCATTGATAAAAACATTCTTCTTACTGCTGCCTGTCATTTTTCTGATCGATTATATCTGGCTCGGGAAATTAATGGGGCAGTTCTACATCCGTGAGTTGGGGCCGCTGGCACGTTCATCTGGGGAAGGGTTTGCGCCCGTTGTCTGGGCAGCGGTACTCGTGTATCTGTTTATTCCTCTGGGGATACTTGTTTTTGTCCTGCCTTTGCTCCCCCCGCAGGGCTATCTGCTGCCGGCAATTGGTTATGGTGCATTGTTCGGATTAGTCCTTTACGGGGTATTTGATATGACCAACTATGCCCTGCTGGCTAACTACAGTCTGAAAATGGCTCTGGTTGATATCGGCTGGGGATGTTTTCTAAACAGTGCCGCGACAGTGGCTGCAGTTGTCATTTATCGATGGGTGAGCTGAGTGTGAGTAAATCTAACAGAATGTGTAGTTGCAACTTCCATAATTTGAACTGTGACAGGAGGATAGATGAGGATTGCAATCGTGGGAAGCGGCATTTCCGGGCTGGTTGCGGCCTATCTGCTGCACGAGATTCATGATATCACCCTGTTCGAGGCAAATGATTATGTGGGGGGGCATACTCACACTGTACCCGTCAAGACACCTTCGGGAGATTTTGAGATCGATACCGGTTTTATTGTGTTCAATGAAACCACTTACCCCAATTTTCTCAAAATCCTTAACAGGATAGGGGTGGAGAGTCAGCCGAGCTCGATGTCTTTTTCGGTGAAATCACTGGCGGACGGGCTGGAATTTAACGGTAATTCCCTCAACACCTTTTTTGCCCAGCGGGAGAACATCCTGCGGGCGACGATGTATAAGATATTGTGGGACATGATGCGCTTCAACAGGCAGATCGATCAAATCATACAGGGCACGACAGATAACCGTTCACTGGCTGATTTTCTTGAGTCAGAGGGCTATTCTGAAGAATTTTTACGCTACTTTATCCTGCCGATGACTTCTGCGCTCTGGTCCGCTCCCCCCACGGAGGCGCGAGAGTTCCCCATTGCGCTTTTTGCCAGATTTTTTCGAAATCATGGCATTCTGAATCTGCGCAAGAGACTGGCGTGGAGGGTAATTAAAGGCGGGTCAACCCGTTATGTGGAAAAGCTGATAACATCCTTTGCCGACAGGATCAGACTCAACTGCCCGGTGCAGTGGGTTACCAGGACCCCCGATCATGTGGAGATAGCCACGGCTCAAGGTGTGGAACATTTCGATCAGGTCATACTGGCTGTACACAGCGACCAGGCTCTCAATATGCTTACCGACCCGTCCCGGGCAGAAGAAGAAGTGCTCGGCTCCATTCGTTATCAGGCCAACAGGGTACAGCTGCACACAGATACCAGGCTGCTGCCGTCCAAACGTTCGATATGGGCAAGCTGGAATTACAAGATTCCCGTGGATGAGACACTCAGTTCCACCGTGACCTACGACATGAATATTTTGCAGTCGATCACGGCAAAAGAAGAATTTCTGGTCTCGCTCAACCAGCTGGAGTCAATCAATCCTGAAAAAATCATCGGCAATTACCTCTATGACCATCCGGCATATACGCCTCTGGTACCGCCGGCTCAGGATCGCCACAACGAAGTGAGCGGAGTTAACCGTACCCACTACTGCGGTGCATACTGGGGTTATGGATTCCATGAAGATGGGGTTCGTTCTGCGCTGTCGGTGTGCAAGAACTTCGATAGGGGTTTGTAATGAATAGCCGTATTTACACCGGGCATATCCGGCACATGCGTTACCGGCCGGTGAAAAACAGCTTCAGGTATCGAATATTTCTGATGTACCTGGATCTCGGGGAGCTGGATCAGGTCTTCAGGGGACGCCTGCTCTGGTCTGCGAAAAAGATGAACCTGGCTTTTTTGCGTCGTAAGGATCATTTCGGAGACCCGAGAATAACAATAGAGGATTCTGTTCGGCTGCTGGTGGAAGAAAAGACCGGGAAACGTCCTGAAGGTGCTATCAGGATGCTCACCCATCTCCGCTATTTCGGCCATTGTTTCAACCCGGCAACGTTCTACTATTGCTTCGATGAGGGCGGTGAGCAGGTTGAGACAATCGTGCTTGAAGTGCATAACACCCCCTGGGGCGAAGTGCATTGCTATGTAATACCATGCAGTGAAAACAACAGTGATGGCAAGAGCTGGAGGTTCGCATTGGCCAAAGAGTTCCATGTGTCACCCTTTCTGCCCATGGATATCGATTACGAATGGTCGTTCACACCTCCGGGAGAGCAGCTGCAGGTCCTGATGGTCGACTATCATGAGAATAAACGGATCTTTGAGGCGGAGCTTGAATTATCGCAACTTCCTATTACCGGCGGTTCACTTCGCAGGATGCTGGTTGTCTATCCACTGATGACGATGAAGGTGACCGCAGGCATCTACTGGCAGGCGTTGCGGCTCTGGTTGCGGGGAGCGCAGTTTTATTCACATCCATGAATGGAAATATCGGGCATATAACTGATACGGAGATACAATGAGCGATTATCAGACTCAGGGAGAGCGGGAGCTGTCAGGAACTGCGGTGACCGGGCCGGGGGAAAACACCCTGAATCGCTGGAGCAGGAGTATGCTCACCAGCAGGCTCAGGGCCATTCGCAAAGGATATATCGTCTTACGTGAAGATGGGAAGGTGGAGACTTTCGGCCATAACAGCTCGGAGCTGTCGGTGACCATTGATGTCTATAACCTGGAATTTTACCGGCGGGTTTTGTTTGGTGGCACGGTCGGCTCCGGTGAGGCCTATATGGATGGTCTCTGGCGCTGCAGCGACCTTACAGCCCTGATTCGTATTGTCATTATAAACAGCGAGTTATTGCTGGGCATTGATTCCGGCTGGGGCAGGCTTACCATGCCTCTGCACTGGCTGTATCACCTGGCGAGAAAGAACACCAGAAAAGGGAGTAAAGAAAACATCGCTGCGCACTATGATTTGGGCAACGATTTTTACTCACTCTTTCTCGATTCGACCATGGCCTATTCCTGTGGTTTTTTTGCAAGTGAAAAGAGTTCGTTAAAAGATGCATCGTTGTGCAAGTTCGAAAGAATCTGCGAGATGCTTGAATTGAATGACAGCGACCATCTTTTGGAGATAGGCACAGGCTGGGGAGGGTTCGCGGTCTACGCCGCCGCCAATTATGGATGCCGGGTGACCACGGTGACCATCTCCAGGGAGCAGTTCAAATTCGCCCGGCAGAGAATTGTTGACGACAAGCTTGAGAAGCAGGTGACAATCGAGCTGATGGATTATCGGGATATTCGCGGCTCGTTTGACAAGCTTGTTTCAATTGAGATGATAGAGGCGGTCGGGCATCACTATTTCGATGCTTTTTTCGGTTGCTGCAGCAAGCTGCTCAAGCCGACCGGGCTCATGGTGCTGCAGGCAATCACCATCAGGGACCATCTTTACCAGGCGTATCTGAAAGAGGTGGATTTTATTCGCCGCTACATCTTTCCGGGAGCCTGTCTCCCGTCCCTGAGTGCTATTATGCAGTCAGTTGCCAGGGTAACCGACATGACAGTAGTGCAGCTGGAAGATATCGCCCCCCATTATGCCAGAACTCTGAACATCTGGCACCAGCGGTTTGTGCAGAAACTGGCCGAGGTTCGAAAACTCGGGAAAAATGAGCAGTTTATCAGGATGTGGGAGTTCTATTTCAGCTATTGTGAAGCCGGCTTTCTAGAACGCCATCTTGGTGATTTGCAAATAGTTTTTGCCAAACCAGGTGCCCGCCAGTTGCTGAAATAGCAGGTATAAGCGGTCTGTTTACCAGTTAACGAACTGTCTTTTTTACAAATCCTGCCAGTTATTTTCGTCTGTCTATTTCATAATCTTCCCGATTGCCGTATCCTTAAAGCAAATGGAGAGAGGAGATTGCAGCACCAATCGCTGCATCGTTACAAGGTTTCTACAGCATCGATTTATTTCGTATGATTCATAGCTATCCACACGATCTTGTCGTCAGCCTGCAACAGAGATGGTCGTATACCGTGCTTGACTCTAAAGACGACAAGAAGACATATGCGCTGCCAGCCACAGAGGTCCTCAATGACCTGATTTCCACGTGCTATCAGGTGAGTCAGATGCAGGAGGAGACCAGACAAATCCGTTTTCGGTTGATGATGGCAGAACCCGATGATTACGGCAGCGCCGATGCCGGCCTGTTGCAGGGTCTTTTCGTGATGAAATTCACGAATCAGAGGCCATTCAACACCTATGAGCTGCTGAAGCTGGCACCGGCGTTAAATTTCAACAACGCCATGATCGGGGTACGTTTCAGGGAGAAGGACGGGCTGCAGATATGGGGTGTTATTCACACCGGTTCGCGCTGGACCCAGATTATCCACGGTGGGTCAAAGACTGCCGTGCCATTGCCCAAAGCCCTGGCTGTGCACGTGATGGGGCCGGGCAGGCTGACTGTTTTCCGTGGTCATGAAATTCTGGTGCAGTTATCGGCCGGTAAAATTATCTCGCCTGCTGTTAACGTCTTTCAGGCAGAATGGATGACCACACGTTTTTCCCAGGTGCAGAAGCGACTTTCGGCAATACACGCTCAAAATCCGGAGTTGGTAAAAAACGAGTGGGCCAAGGTCGATCCGGATTTTGTGGGCAAACTCTACCTGGAATTTTTCAAGCACGTTATCAGTACCGTAAGGCGGTCGGGCCATGGCGGTATGATTTTGTCTTTCCCGGCCGGTATGGCCAACCTTATTTCAAAGGATAACCCGTATATATCGATTAAATACCGTTTCACGGAAGGTGGCGCCAGCCAGCAGTTGAAAACCCTGGTGCTGGAGATCATGAAAGTCTTGTCGATAGTTTGTGGCCGCCGCTATGGGCCTGATTATGTGGCAGGGTGGGATGATTATGTGGAGTTACAGGGGAAACGGCTGATCCCTCTTGATGAGCAGGTATTTAAATACGCACGTTTTGTCGCCGGGCTTACAGGCGTTGACGGCGCGGTGGTCACCACGGAAGGGCCGGAGTTGATCGGCTATGGAGGTATTATCCAGGGTAATTTCGAGATGGGTGAACATGTAGCCAAGGCCCTGGACCCGGAAGGAATACACAGGAAGATCGAACGAATAGAGAGTGTCGGCACCCGCCATCGCTCATGCTATTATCTCTGCAAGAAGCTGCACGATGCCCTCGGTATAGTTGTCTCCCAGGATGGGGAGGTGCGGATTGTTACCTGGGGAGAGGATTCTGTACTCTACTGGGATGTAATTCCCATAGATTTCGCCACAGACTAGGAAATCAGTTCATATACCGGCATTCTCTTCAGTGTTTTGTTGTGCCGCATGGGAAAAACATAGCGGCACAACAAAACTTAGAATATGACGGCATCTGAACTGATTTGGAAAAGTTAGGGGAGAGAATTTTTAAGTTAGGGGTTAGGGGGGAGAGGTTAGGCGGCGGTAATCGTTTGAATATTCAATAGAATGAGCGAAACGATCCAAAGATCGTTGTTCGAAAATCTCTACTATTTCGCACTTCCCAAGGTGATTCAGACAGTTCCAAGTTCGAAGTTTTTTGAGGTCCACTATAGTTCTGCTATGTGGACCTCAAAAACACTGAAGAAGTTGGTGCTGTATGAAGCACCTTAACCAATATCAAAGTTGATGCCCTGAGCCAGCGGCAGGCTACTCCCATAATTCACCGTAACAGTCTGTCTGCGCATGTACGCTTTCCAGGCATCCGAGCCGGATTCCCGCCCGCCGCCGGTCTCTTTTTCACCACCAAACGCCCCGCCTATCTCCGCTCCGGAGGTACCTATATTAACATTGGCGAGACCACAGTCGGAACCTGCCGCAGAGAGGAACCGCTCTGACTCACGCAGATCCGTGGTGAAAACTGCCGATGAGAGTCCCTGCCGAACATCGTTCTGGATAGCGATAGCCTCATCAATATCACCGGAATACTTCATAAGATAGAGAATGGGGGCAAAGGTCTCTTCCTGGACTATCGGAGTGGTAACCTCAACTTCGGCTAAGGTTGGTTCCACGTAGCAGCCTGATTCATAGCCGGGGCCGAAGAGTACGGTGCCGCCGTGGAGAATCCGGCCGTCCTGGCCGGTGATGGCCTCGATGGATTCGCGAAAATCATGAACGCTCTGCAGATCTATCAATGGCCCCACATGGTTGGTTTCATCGAGCGGGTCGCCGATATTCAGGCTTTCGTAGGCACGCTGCAGCCTGGTCACTACTTCTTGATAAACACTTTCGTGAATAATAAGTCTGCGGGTGGAGGTGCATCTCTGGCCGGTGGTGCCGACCGAGCCGAAAACCACCGATGGGATGGCCAGTTTCAGATCGGCGCTGGGCGCGATGATTATGGCGTTGTTGCCGCCCAGTTCGAGAATTGTCCGGCCCAGCCTTCTGGCGACAATCTCTGCCGCGTGTTTGCCAGAGGCTACTGAGCCGGTAAATGAGATAAGCGGAATCCTGCTGTCGCCGAGCATTTTGTTGCCAACATCATCCCTGCCGCCCACGAGCAGATTGAAGATCCCTTCGGGAAGATCGTAATCCGCCACGACCTCGCCCAGAATCTTCTGCATGGCCATGGCTGTGGCAGGTGCTTTGGATGAAGGTTTCCAGATGATTACATCACCGCACACTGCTGCCAGCATGGTGTTCCAGGAATAGACCGCCAGCGGAAAGTTAAAGGCGGTGATAACCCCGACGATACCCAGAGGATGGTACTGGTCGTAGAGTTTGTGCATGGGGCGTTCCGAAACGGTGGTCATGCCGTAGAGCATTCGTGATTGGCCCAGGGCAAAGTCACAGACGTCGATGGCTTCCTGAACCTCGCCCAGCCCCTCCTGCAGGGGTTTACCCGTCTCGTAGCTTATGAGTTTGCCAAGCGGAATTTTATAGTCGCGCAGCCTGACACCGATCTGGCGGACTATTTCACCGCGAACCGGAGCAGGGGTGTCGCGCCAGACCGGAAAAGCTGCGGATGCGGTTTCCAGCACCGTGTTATATTCCTTCTCAGTTGCCAGGGGAAGTTCGAGGTAGGTGGTGCCGTCGACAGGCGAGAAAGGGCAAAGAATATTGTCGGAGGTGGGTTTATACCACGAGCTGCCGGTGGAAACGGTTGATAGGTCTGTATCCAGACTGAGTTCTTTGAAAAAGTTCATAACGACCTCGCTGGTAACGGTTTGGAATTGTGGGGGATGACTCTTGTTTAGTATTGCATTGGCGGATAGTAGAGTCAAGGTGCTGCCGTGGGCAGGTCGGAGAGAGGAGGTCGGAGGGAGGTGTGAGGGGGAACTGCTTGACGTTCAGGGCTGTTCCCGAGTCCCCCCAATGCTCATGTGAAATCCGGGCCAGGGCAGGGGAGCCGTAACTTAGGGTATTCTGGGCAGACCTCTGGTGGGCATTGTGGAGATTTGCCAATCACTATCATGGGTTGAACCTATGTTACAAACCAGCAGAATTGTGAAATCGACACAATGCTCATAAGAAATCCGGGCTACGTTTGTTGGATATATGAATCATACTTCTTCAGATATATATCA of the Desulfosediminicola ganghwensis genome contains:
- a CDS encoding helix-turn-helix transcriptional regulator, which gives rise to MSTQDMYQVILNSLVTHVAVLNEQGVILETNRAWQKFARENGMSGPVDCVGLNYFHVCDSDSDENQESGAVASAIRQIIKGNLKDYSIQYPCHSPTEERWFTLKVLPYQAESEPRVIVTHDDITPLIRIQKELERKEQQLQIEAEKLAETNIAMKVLLDHRSRDRQELEDRFLANIRDLVLPYIDKMKTGLLQQREKALITIIENHLNDISSPFLHRLSSLHLLLTPQELEVALLVRQGKSSQEISDVLNIAVATVSFHRKKLRKKLGIEDRKQNLRTYLLSLK
- the uvsE gene encoding UV DNA damage repair endonuclease UvsE gives rise to the protein MYNGRHMRLGLCCTFREEQISFKSRQATYLKKFPEKERLSLISTTVLHNATALMQALEFCEENSIGSFRINSKFLPLKAHPELGYRLEELPDILLISELLDTARLFRHTRNIRLTFHPDQFILLSSPRDDVTESSIADLEYHAELAELLGADVITIHGGGAYGDPVSSLARLEKNADRLSQSVRERITLENDDRVYTPEQLLSTCSKLSIPLVYDVHHHRCLKDSLSIDEATAAARTTWDREPLFHLSSPKDGWAARDTKKHHDYIDAGDVPAAWQGFEVTVEVEAKAKELAVRQLRYDLIEKRNAA
- a CDS encoding DUF1295 domain-containing protein, giving the protein MLHMLLFTSVILLFFMTMWFLVSVAMNRNDIADILWGAGFVLVVLSCTLMVEATTARGVLMALLVTIWGVRLSVRIFMKNRGREEDFRYRKWREEWGDRFLVRSYFQVFVLQGVLMLVVLTPVWYVIGRQQLLPLNILDMFGLLVWCVGFYFEVVGDYQLDAFKKNPENSGKVLQDGLWKYSRHPNYFGEVVMWWGIYLMALPVSGGFVTIIGPAAITFLILKVSGIPLLEEHYRDNPVYQAYKEKTSVFFPLPPKAEPKR
- a CDS encoding DUF2177 family protein; the protein is MALIKTFFLLLPVIFLIDYIWLGKLMGQFYIRELGPLARSSGEGFAPVVWAAVLVYLFIPLGILVFVLPLLPPQGYLLPAIGYGALFGLVLYGVFDMTNYALLANYSLKMALVDIGWGCFLNSAATVAAVVIYRWVS
- a CDS encoding NAD(P)/FAD-dependent oxidoreductase encodes the protein MRIAIVGSGISGLVAAYLLHEIHDITLFEANDYVGGHTHTVPVKTPSGDFEIDTGFIVFNETTYPNFLKILNRIGVESQPSSMSFSVKSLADGLEFNGNSLNTFFAQRENILRATMYKILWDMMRFNRQIDQIIQGTTDNRSLADFLESEGYSEEFLRYFILPMTSALWSAPPTEAREFPIALFARFFRNHGILNLRKRLAWRVIKGGSTRYVEKLITSFADRIRLNCPVQWVTRTPDHVEIATAQGVEHFDQVILAVHSDQALNMLTDPSRAEEEVLGSIRYQANRVQLHTDTRLLPSKRSIWASWNYKIPVDETLSSTVTYDMNILQSITAKEEFLVSLNQLESINPEKIIGNYLYDHPAYTPLVPPAQDRHNEVSGVNRTHYCGAYWGYGFHEDGVRSALSVCKNFDRGL
- a CDS encoding DUF1365 domain-containing protein, with the translated sequence MNSRIYTGHIRHMRYRPVKNSFRYRIFLMYLDLGELDQVFRGRLLWSAKKMNLAFLRRKDHFGDPRITIEDSVRLLVEEKTGKRPEGAIRMLTHLRYFGHCFNPATFYYCFDEGGEQVETIVLEVHNTPWGEVHCYVIPCSENNSDGKSWRFALAKEFHVSPFLPMDIDYEWSFTPPGEQLQVLMVDYHENKRIFEAELELSQLPITGGSLRRMLVVYPLMTMKVTAGIYWQALRLWLRGAQFYSHP
- a CDS encoding SAM-dependent methyltransferase, encoding MSDYQTQGERELSGTAVTGPGENTLNRWSRSMLTSRLRAIRKGYIVLREDGKVETFGHNSSELSVTIDVYNLEFYRRVLFGGTVGSGEAYMDGLWRCSDLTALIRIVIINSELLLGIDSGWGRLTMPLHWLYHLARKNTRKGSKENIAAHYDLGNDFYSLFLDSTMAYSCGFFASEKSSLKDASLCKFERICEMLELNDSDHLLEIGTGWGGFAVYAAANYGCRVTTVTISREQFKFARQRIVDDKLEKQVTIELMDYRDIRGSFDKLVSIEMIEAVGHHYFDAFFGCCSKLLKPTGLMVLQAITIRDHLYQAYLKEVDFIRRYIFPGACLPSLSAIMQSVARVTDMTVVQLEDIAPHYARTLNIWHQRFVQKLAEVRKLGKNEQFIRMWEFYFSYCEAGFLERHLGDLQIVFAKPGARQLLK
- a CDS encoding putative sensor domain DACNV-containing protein is translated as MIHSYPHDLVVSLQQRWSYTVLDSKDDKKTYALPATEVLNDLISTCYQVSQMQEETRQIRFRLMMAEPDDYGSADAGLLQGLFVMKFTNQRPFNTYELLKLAPALNFNNAMIGVRFREKDGLQIWGVIHTGSRWTQIIHGGSKTAVPLPKALAVHVMGPGRLTVFRGHEILVQLSAGKIISPAVNVFQAEWMTTRFSQVQKRLSAIHAQNPELVKNEWAKVDPDFVGKLYLEFFKHVISTVRRSGHGGMILSFPAGMANLISKDNPYISIKYRFTEGGASQQLKTLVLEIMKVLSIVCGRRYGPDYVAGWDDYVELQGKRLIPLDEQVFKYARFVAGLTGVDGAVVTTEGPELIGYGGIIQGNFEMGEHVAKALDPEGIHRKIERIESVGTRHRSCYYLCKKLHDALGIVVSQDGEVRIVTWGEDSVLYWDVIPIDFATD
- a CDS encoding aldehyde dehydrogenase family protein; its protein translation is MNFFKELSLDTDLSTVSTGSSWYKPTSDNILCPFSPVDGTTYLELPLATEKEYNTVLETASAAFPVWRDTPAPVRGEIVRQIGVRLRDYKIPLGKLISYETGKPLQEGLGEVQEAIDVCDFALGQSRMLYGMTTVSERPMHKLYDQYHPLGIVGVITAFNFPLAVYSWNTMLAAVCGDVIIWKPSSKAPATAMAMQKILGEVVADYDLPEGIFNLLVGGRDDVGNKMLGDSRIPLISFTGSVASGKHAAEIVARRLGRTILELGGNNAIIIAPSADLKLAIPSVVFGSVGTTGQRCTSTRRLIIHESVYQEVVTRLQRAYESLNIGDPLDETNHVGPLIDLQSVHDFRESIEAITGQDGRILHGGTVLFGPGYESGCYVEPTLAEVEVTTPIVQEETFAPILYLMKYSGDIDEAIAIQNDVRQGLSSAVFTTDLRESERFLSAAGSDCGLANVNIGTSGAEIGGAFGGEKETGGGRESGSDAWKAYMRRQTVTVNYGSSLPLAQGINFDIG